A region from the Takifugu rubripes chromosome 22, fTakRub1.2, whole genome shotgun sequence genome encodes:
- the metap1d gene encoding methionine aminopeptidase 1D, mitochondrial, producing MAAHNCAGFVTGLSRFLRRVCFLKTCGPPTALLCQQHRRFFWRKWKHSHSVVRPATVRPAYGVPKHIVQPDYVGSRLVPEWPDYIEIKSQEQIDDLARACQVARHVLLLAGQSLKVGMTTDEIDYLVHQEIIKYNAYPSPLRYGGFPKSVCTSVNNVVCHGIPDSRPLQNGDMINIDVTVYLDGYHGDTSETFLVGEVDEVGQRLVETARRCRDEAIAACKPGTKLCVIGNTISEIAHASGFQVCPYFIGHGIGSHFHCHPEIWHHANDNDMTMEEGMAFTIEPIVMEGSVEYKILKDKWTAVSADDKRSAQFEHTVVVTADGVDILTKLPEEDTL from the exons GACTGTCTCGTTTCCTGCGGAGAGTTTGTTTTCTAAAAACCTGTGGTCCACCCACAGCACTACTGTGTCAACAACATCGCCGCTTTTTctggaggaagtggaaacatTCTCATAGTGTAGTTCGCCCGGCTACTGTTCGACCTGCCTATGGAGTGCCCAAG CACATTGTGCAGCCCGACTATGTGGGAAGCAGACTGGTGCCAGAATGGCCCGATTACATAGAAATTAAATCGCAAGAGCAGATCGATGACCTTGCGAGAGCATGCCAAGTGGCCAGACACGTGCTTTTACTCGCTGGACAGAGTCTGAAG GTTGGCATGACAACAGATGAAATTGACTATCTTGTGCACCAGGAGATAATCAAGTACAATGCCTACCCATCCCCCCTCAGATACGGGGGTTTTCCCAAATCAGTGTGCACGTCTGTCAACAATGTTGTGTGTCACGGCATACCTGACAG TCGGCCACTTCAAAATGGTGACATGATCAACATTGATGTTACT GTCTATTTGGATGGTTACCACGGTGACACCTCTGAAACTTTTTTGGTTGGCGAGGTCGATGAGGTTGGCCAGCGCTTGGTGGAGACTGCCCGGCGCTGCCGCGATGAGGCCATCGCTGCCTGCAAGCCGGGGACAAAACTGTGTGTTATCGGGAACACAATCAG TGAAATAGCTCACGCTAGCGGTTTCCAAGTGTGTCCTTATTTCATTGGACATGGAATCGGCTCCCATTTTCACTGCCATCCTGAGATCTGGCACCATG ctaaTGACAATGACATGACCATGGAGGAAGGGATGGCATTTACAATAG AACCCATAGTGATGGAGGGTTCCGTGGAGTATAAAATCCTGAAGGACAAGTGGACGGCTGTGTCTGCGGATGATAAAAG GTCGGCACAGTTTGAGCACACCGTGGTCGTCACAGCTGATGGCGTGGATATTCTTACCAAACTCCCAGAGGAGGACACCCTTTGA